One Nothobranchius furzeri strain GRZ-AD chromosome 7, NfurGRZ-RIMD1, whole genome shotgun sequence genomic window, ACTTAAGAAGAAGCTCAGCTCTAAGAACAAAGGGACTTGTCTGTGTTTTACAGCACGGGCATCGGagtcggcgtttggagggcagccactcAAAAACAGCATGAAGAGGATGTGAGGGGTCTTTGATGATTGTGCCAAACGCTGGTCACACTGAGATGTTATGTTCCTCGGTGGTAGTCCAATGATCCGAGAGCACACCTTGATGGTGCTCTGTAGACGGTTTCTATGCTGCAGGCTGATGACACACACTATGAAGGAGTGATAGAACGTCAGTAAAATGTTCTTCCTGACTCCGAATGAATTCACcttcctcaggaggtagagtcgttGCTGCGCTTTCTGAGGATATCCTCAGTGTTGGAAGCGAATTTCAGGAGGTGATCAAAGGTGCTCCCTAGATATTTATACtcatccagcagctccactggtttTCCAGGGATGATGGTGGAGGCAGCAGTAACCAGTGCACGGTTTGTTTGAGAAGGACACCACCATCCCCTTGGTTTTGCTCACATTCAGCTCCAGGCATGCAGTGTCACACCAAACTCCTGCAGGACCTGCCCGTGGTACACCGTAGCGCCTGACAGAAGAGACAGCAGCACAGTGTCATCAGCGTATTTTACCAGATAACTGTTGGGCTGGGTGGATTTGGCCACCTACGAGATCCTAGAACCACAccagtctgtgtgtgcgtgtgtgtgtgtgtgtgtgtgtgtgtgtgtgtgtgtgtgtgtgtgtgtgtgtgtgtgtgcgtgcgtgctgacGTTGGCGAACACTGCTGGTTGTGGGGATCAGCACTAAGCTGGTTTAAATGTTCCTCCTAGGAACTTTGCTGCTGCCGGTTCAGCAGAGTTCTGGTCGTAATCAAGGCTTTGGCGGTTCTGGTCGAGAACAAGGATGACCTGCAGGTGCTCATCAGCGCTGGACTCACAGCTAAAGTAACTCATCAGATTCATCAATTATATTATTGATTAGTTGCTTCCTCATTATAATGTCCATTCTTCTTTTAGATGATGCGTTGGTTTGAAACTCTTTGCAATtttttgacctctgaccttcagAGAGGTTCTGCCACCCTCTTCACTCTGGTCGAGGAGTTCTTCGACTACTTCCTGGTGAGTTTCATGTTGGGCCCAACCCCCACACTCCTGTGTGAAGTGCACTCGGTGGAAGCACACGCGAGGCCTCTAGTGTGTAGTACACACGTGTGTACTACACACTAGAGGCCTCTAGTGTGTAGTACACACGTGTGTACTACACACGCGAGGCCTCTAGTGTGTAGTACACACGTGTGTAGATAAACCAGGAGGCGGGCTGCTGTTTCTGCTAATTTGCTGCTTCAACTATTTAAAACAAAATTATGTTTAATCTGAATTTTATCAAAGGAGTGAGCATGTTGTGtccaaaaatgaatgaaaatgatgTTTAGAACCAGACCAGTGAGGTCCAGTATCGGTAGAACCTGACATCTGGATCTGTTTGTTTGGCAGCTGCTGGGCCGAGCCTCTATTCCAGGTTGGTTTGGTCCTTCAGTGGTTCACACCTTCATCTTTCTATCAACGTTCTAACAGCACTTTTTGTTAGGGTATCAGCTGTCTGTGGTTCTGGTCCAGTTAGCCCACTTCACTCTGCAAACAGAGTTTCTCTTCCCTTTACGACTGGAGGTAACCATGGTGACGGACTTGTTTTCCATCCTGTTTTATTCAGTTCTACTACCTGGGATCCGTCTTGGGCAGAGCTTAATCTGTGAACCAGAGGTTACAGGAACCCCCACTGTGGTCTAAGACCAGAGTTCACAGATACCAGAACGTGCGCACACGGGGATGGGCGGGGCTATTGATGGATGACTCACTGCACCCACAATGTCAGAGTTAACCCAAAGCTTGGGTAGTTTTTGCCTCTCTTCTGTCCCCCGCTTCACACAGACACCCCCTCTAGCCCTAACATCCCTCACAGAACCCCCTGCTGCCAAcattaaaggtgtgaaacacttgtgtagtcaacacatctgcagtgagtTCTAGTATAAAATGGCCTTGTAAAATCTCAGATGTGCCTGAATCAGGAAGCAAGAGTTAGctggaggagagcttcagacgacaggagtcttacttcctgatatgtggacatcactcctctgattggctaacagcaaaacgACTCTTCCACTGACTCAGTCTGCGctccaacgttgatgttttatctccaccaataacacaagcctggaggagttctgctgtgtggtggggttgctaaagctaacagttagcttctactagcagagacgttctctgctgtttcctggactaaaccaacaacacctttccccgtcgtgagtccagacgcgtgagtccatgaatgttagtgacagggtgacatagatctgtcaggcttttctaatcctagagtttttccgtctgttttctatcaaaagcttctgcaggagataggtgtaggagactatcttcatgttcagcctgcatgttaaactcagagtgatccattagaatcagaaataaccattaaaacatgtttttcggTCCTCGAGGGCTTCAGATCATTTTTAGTACTGCTAGGGATGATTATTTTAAATATAGATAGATATTTGATGATTAATTATGCACTGCAGTGTATAGACAGGTGCTTAAATTTGGACCTTTATTCAATCAAAACAGACCAGCTAAATCAAGACGAGCACCTGAACCCCAGGGCCACGGCACCACAGCACAAAGCTGACTATAGTTTTTAACTGTAAAAAGCAACACCATGAGTGAAACTGGTTAAGGTTAAAATGATGTCATTTCAGTGCTGGGGGCGGAGCTTATTATGGCAATATAGATGGGGGAATTATCAATAAGGAACTTCTTGTTCAAAATTAGAGGGGATTAAATTCCCAGTTTAATAATAGTGGTGGAGCCATGCCCTTGTCTTAATACCATTAATTAATTCCTATGAATAGAAACTGACAGCAAGAGTTAACGGATCCTAGCAAGCAGTTACGGGAAAtgccctttcaaaataagaccgtTCTGAGATCTGTTCCGGCAGGAtctggctcaaattaagccctggtcTGGGGTGTCTGTAACATACTCTGCCAGCCAATACCTGGTGTCTCTTTGTCTCTACTGGTCTCTACTGGTCTCTACTGGTCTCCACTGGTCTCTACTGGTCTCTGCTAGTCCCTGCCAGGTCTCTACTGGTCTCTACTGGTCTCTGATAGACCCTGCCAGGTCTCTACTGGTCTCTACTGGTCTCTACTGGTCTCTGCTAGACCCTGCCAGGTCTCTACTGGTCTTTGTTGGTCTTTACTGGTCTTTACTGGTCTCTGCTAGACTCAGCCAGGTCTTGCCGAGACATGGTGTCTGTTGGTGTCTGTTTGTCTCTGTTGGTCactcctgtcagtgcgccccagggcagctgtggctacatggtagctcatcaccatcagtgtgtgagtgggtgaatgacacactgtagtgtaaagcactttcgagtcctctgactctgaaaggcattaCACTAGTAGGGTCATTTGTCTACTGGACTCCGTTTAGCTCATGTATTGCTgttctgctgctgatgaagctgctcTACCTTCTGTTGTTTCAGGCCATCAGAACCTTCAACAGCATCCTGGAGTCTCAGGATCAAAACCAAAGGAAACTGATCCAGACTGATGAGAACCTGATCAATATCctgtactaaacaggaactttctAGACTCAACTAAAATTCACGCGTCTTAATAATTTTCTTCTCAAAACTAACTCACCTGTCTATTTTTCTGCCTGCACACCTCCAAACGTACCTGTTTGCTTACCTTTCTGACAGGTCTCGGGTGGCAGCAGCAATTCTGACCGTCGGAGGTGAGTCTAAAGCCCAGTATTTACTTCTCCATCAGCATGGTAGCATTCACCCACATGTGTTGTCGGAGATGTTCGTACGTTCCTGTAGGTGTGTCAGTTTGGTGAAGCAACTCTCCACCAGGGCAGCAGGGGGCGTAGACCTTTTCTGCCAGGTCTGCCTACAACTGCGACGTCTCTGGTCAACAACAGTTTGTACACTTCAGCTGTAATGCAAATGTCTCGGAGGAGATGTGAGTTTAAGGAGAACGTTCAGATTCATGCGTTGATTTTGGAATTTTCttaattaaaatgagaaaaagctTGTGAATGCCGACCCACTTCCGGAGCGATGGCCGACAGAGTGAGTTCTTACTGAGTTGGAACTGATTGGGTTCAACGTGAACTATGGAGACGATGTTGGGCCTACCAGTCACACGTGTGACCTGGGCTCTGCTCTGTCCATCCCTGCGTGCCTCTTGGAGAGCTTTTGGGTCGACAGTGCTGCGCGTCTCTGTACCTCCTCAAACGAACTTGGCTTAAGTGCTGAAGGTGTTGCTGAACATTCTGCATCGTTCTGATCGTTTGTTCGTGAAGCAGCTGTTGGTTTGGTATAAACGTGTTGTCATGGGAACGTTTGCGGTGACACCAGCAGCATTTCCCATGGTGCTCTGGTGTTAGGGTAGGTCAGTCTGCTGGTTAACCAGGAGCATTTTGGAGTGTGCGCCGGTGCCAAGTCCAACTGGGACATGAAACCAGCGTTTCCACCAAGAAACAAGTCCTCCATGTTTTTAGTTTGCTTCCTGTTTCAGACTATGAGCTGCAGGTCAGCCTATCAGAGGCTGTCTGTCGTCTGACTCCTCGCCGAGATCGTGAGCAGAGGGCTAATCATTGGTTCCCTACTTCTGACATTAGCTCCGCCTTCTGTGACATCAGAGATGCAGACTTTGAGGTGGTACGTAACACATAAGTGTCTTGACACCTGCAGGGGTAGGGTTGGGGTAGATCTTGTCCCTGATTTGTCTGTTTTCATTTAGGACTGCAGACGTTTCCTAAACTTCATCAACTGTTACCAAGGAGATGAGAGGAGGTAACGCATTCTAAATGTGTTCAACAAATCTGGAATCGATTGTGATACTTGTCATGTCGCTCAGGGTGTACACCTTCCCTTGTCTGCGAGCGCTACTCGGGTCCACTCAGGTAGTCTGAAGAACTTCAAAGGTCTGAAGCTGAACCGTTGAACTCCTGAGAActtctgttttcctccacagctgCTGCCGCCTAAAGATGAAAAACTGGATGAGTTCTGGATCGACTTTAATCTGGGTTCAGGATGCGTGAGCTTCTTTGTAGACGATCCTCAGGTGTGTGGGTGTTCAGTGGACATGTCTAGTCtatggctggtgtgtgtgtgtgtgcgtgtgcgtgagccATGTTGCGATGGCAGCAGACATGAAACAAATGAACAAAAGTGGTCAGACGGAGGCACAGAAGAAGACGGCAGTGGTCGTTAAGCTGGCTGGGTAATGGAGCTCAGGGATCCCACACCGGAAGGTTTGGGCAGGAAATGAAATTCCTGCTGGAATGAACCCGACGGGCGCCTCGGCCCCGGCTGACAGCGGCTCCACTATTGATGCCTCCTtatgaacgtgtgtgtgttttagggttTCCTTTGGGTCTCCATCCATGTACCGAAAGAGGAGGTGGAATGTTCCAGCATCCAGCTGACAGCAGATGGTGAGTCGTGTTTACGCTCACCAGAGCTGGTGGAGGCAGAACCACAGGTCCTGGTCGTCTCGGTTCTGAGCTTCTTAGCTGCTCAGTTTTCATTGGGTCTGATGCTCGGGACACAACCAGGTGCAGCTCAGAATCACCTGTTGGGGGCCCAGTTTAGACAAACACCTGGTTACTCAGCTGGTAGGAAGGTAGGATGACATCAGGTTTACAGGATGGAGGAGGGGCTTTATCTTAAAACCACACTGGGGCATGTCATCTGATTGGCTGATTTAATCTGTTggattttgacatgtttgtgttttcCCAGGATGCACTGGGGCAGAGGCAGTCCTCCAGCTAACAACGGCTAATCCCATCATGCATCACAACATCAGGGGTCAAACACTGGAGCTGAGCTTCAAAGGAGAATATCACAGAGAACTGGAGGAGGCTGTAGGAAGAGTCCTCAACGTACCTGAaaagctctcacacacacacacacacacacacacacacacgcacacacacacacgcacacacgcacacacacacacacacacacacacacacacacacacacacacgcacacacacactcgcacgcacgcacgcacgcacacacacactcgcacgcacacacacacacacacacacacacactcgcacgcacacacgcacgcacgcacgcacgcacacacacacacacacactcgcacgcacacgcacacacacacgcacacacacgcacacacacacacacacacgcacacacacacacacgcacacacacactcgcacgcacgcacgcacgcacgcacacactcgcacgcacacacgcacgcacgcacacacacacacacacacacgcacactcacacgcacacacactcacacacacacacacacgcacacacgcacgcacgcacacacacacacacacacacgcacactcacacgcacacacactcacacacacacacacacacacacacgcacactcacacgcacacacactcacacacacacactcacacgcacacacacacacacacacacacacacacacacacacacacacacacacacgcacacacactcacacgcacacacacacacacacacacacacacacacacacacacactcctgaacAGTTGCTTTTGTTCTTCTAGAGAGGACTGAACTCTCCATGTCGGAGCGGCACCAGAGGACCAGTCCAGTCCTCCGTGCTCCACGTGGGTCAGACCTACAGCCGTGTGAAACCATCCAGCAAAAGTCAGCTGAAGAGTAAGTTTGGTCCCACACCTGCACCCTCAGCCACAACTTTACTCGAAACCACCACCTGAACATTAAACGGTAATTTTTTACAATCGGGCGATAGCCCACAGAAGAGTCCAGGACAAGTTCTGCATGTTCTCAACCTGAGATGGGACTGGAGCTAGCTAGACCTGTCCAGATATTCGTGTTTTCTCAGCTTCAGAgtccaaaatgtaaaaaaaaaccagATCCCACCTGTGCACACCCAGGTGCTCTTGTCTGTTCAGGTATTTACACTCAGAAATGCtctcattaccatatttggtcacaTTACGTCTAATGcttggacagcagtagctcagggggtaGAGCGGATTGTCCAGTAGGCAGAAGGTTGCagcttcgatcccggctctgactaGAAAAGGCTGCTGTTataaaaaatggcctgtatttgatatagcgccttctagagtcctggaaccccccaaggtgctttacaacacaatcagtcattcacccattcacacacacattcacacactggtggggatgaactacattgtagccacagctgccctggggcgtactgacagaggcgaggctgccgagcactggcgccaccggtccctccaaccaccaccagcaggcaaggagggttaagtgtcttgcccaaggacacaacgacagcgacagactgagcggggctcgaacctgcaaccttccgattacggggcgagcacttaactcctgtgccaccgtcgtcccctgttgtgtccttgggcaagatgcttaaCCCACCTTAGCTCGGACAGTGTgcctcagagcagctgtggctacactgtagttcATCTCCACCAGTTTgcaaatgggtgaatgactgactgtgctgTGAAGCCCCTTGGGGGGCAGTAgacccctaagaaggtgctatgaaCATACATCATGAGGGAACTCCCAGAGTTACTCCTGAAGAAaagagacggacggacggacgttaTCCAGCCTGCGCGTTTCAGATTCCTTGAGTTGTATAGGTCATGTACCGATGGAAGGCTGCATCCGATTGCTTCCTCCGCTGAGCTCACTACCCGTTGCAGCCGTTGTCTGTCTCTGGCAGTGGCTCctgcgtaccacacggtgatggaggaggtgagtgcTGATCCGTTGATGGCCGTGGAGAACTGGATCATCATCATGGCTGGCATGGAGGGTTTCCACAGAAAGAACATCGTTTGCTGTGCCTTCCAGATGAGGGTGTTGACCCCTCCCACTTGAGTTCATGGGTGATGGTGGACCCAAGGAAGCAAAAGGAGTTGACGGTTGAAATCTGATTGTCTGCCAGAGTTATGCTGGGCAGTGGAGCCGGTGTTCTGAAGTCTACAATCATGTCCACTGTCTTCTGCTCGTTCAGCTCTAGGCTGTTGTTTCTGCACCAGGACGCAAGCTCCGCCTCTCCTCTGTATGCAGACTTACTAAGGATTTACAAAGTGAATCAAGCGACAGTGGCACAAGTAAAAGGACACAttcgattcaattcaattgaaaaatactttattaatcccagagggattcaTTCTCCTGATGCAAACGGAAGAATTCACCAAGGTAAAACAACAGCTGTTTGtagaagtgtccagactgtcaacgctacgtaaggataaaggaagatcattccaaagtctggAAGGAGCCATCACCTGGACGTTTATATATGGTCTTTGgagcttctagaaggttctggtgggtggacctgagggcccgggttggacagggcctttcagactattgtctaacactgtagaggtctttaaaaaccaTCTAAACTCACCTTtttatccaggcgttccctccctaaatgtttctaaATGATGGCTttcttcgggttcacaccttcactttgtttatactcatgattttattttctacgtttatcactgctattgtttttctgatgtttttattggttagaggtatttgccctgatctttatcatgttgtacagcgctttgtgatttatatctgagaaaggcgctctataaataaacttttacttacttacttctcCCTctacaccagtggttcccaaacttatttagccgcgccccccagccccacatcagggcatggctatatatatatatatatatatatatatatatatatatatatatatatatatatatatatatatatcagacgtcaagctaaatagTCACTCGACAGACTGGGTTAAAAactttcactttcattttttaaatagtaattaataaacatttgataccattacaatttcctttgagaaTATCACAGAGAACTGGAGGAGGCTGTAGGAAGAGTCCTCAACGTACCTGAaaagctctcacacacacacacacacacacacacacacacacacacacacacacacacacacacacacatgaggagaacatgctaactccgtgAAGAGAGACCACTGCTGGGATTTTAACCTATAGTGCTACACTCTACACTAGggtttcccaaagtgtggtgtgcgcacccctgggggtgtgcgagctgccgctagggggtgcgcgaggtgaaaagtgtaatggctgcggagctcagagaagtctgtcacatGTTACCATTAgcttagccagaaactcatttgtgggtgggcctaagaaaaagtaagtgggcacaataaatgtaattgaaaataagtatattttgcgtgtgtgtgtgtgtgtgtgtgtgtgtgtgtgctccacaTGTgctctagcttcataataacaatgcgccgagcttcagcactctggcctgcgtacgccgatatgttccgtatttgatcat contains:
- the LOC107396846 gene encoding synaptonemal complex protein 2-like isoform X5, which gives rise to MTPPDSSITFTSVEYVEEWASSRREEQLKMDNSLLHRDPSGLVSVLRSEGLSDSVVIRLHHLVTKELCCCRFSRVLVVIKALAVLVENKDDLQVLISAGLTAKMMRWFETLCNFLTSDLQRGSATLFTLVEEFFDYFLLLGRASIPGYQLSVVLVQLAHFTLQTEFLFPLRLEAIRTFNSILESQDQNQRKLIQTDENLINILSRVAAAILTVGDYELQVSLSEAVCRLTPRRDREQRANHWFPTSDISSAFCDIRDADFEVDCRRFLNFINCYQGDERRVYTFPCLRALLGSTQLLPPKDEKLDEFWIDFNLGSGCVSFFVDDPQGFLWVSIHVPKEEVECSSIQLTADGCTGAEAVLQLTTANPIMHHNIRGQTLELSFKGEYHRELEEAVGRVLNRGLNSPCRSGTRGPVQSSVLHVGQTYSRVKPSSKSQLKILPLSSPSSEEDSSRPKLSAKSQAEVLFDEILHSTPEINYVSSLPSGSSHDGVAENPFFDVNQPASEISEGAEPETQDDHSVEMAAGQNSSFKQDVLRKRHAADSGYLSDHSEGVSVHKRKAESQQDSVSAITSTADCLPEEAEPVPAKSHDGHGVWTSYQEQLMSDRGAEPESLLSDDITATFKSFKAQLENHFTGCWQKVETEVLLSLKESQQQVSSLLTAVHQQRLLLLQQLESNITEKLKQLEESSTNLSSINSQILSFFQSEMSQIRSFCEEHMEKLKTLTAGQ
- the LOC107396846 gene encoding synaptonemal complex protein 2-like isoform X6, which produces MLKMDNSLLHRDPSGLVSVLRSEGLSDSVVIRLHHLVTKELCCCRFSRVLVVIKALAVLVENKDDLQVLISAGLTAKMMRWFETLCNFLTSDLQRGSATLFTLVEEFFDYFLLLGRASIPGYQLSVVLVQLAHFTLQTEFLFPLRLEAIRTFNSILESQDQNQRKLIQTDENLINILSRVAAAILTVGDYELQVSLSEAVCRLTPRRDREQRANHWFPTSDISSAFCDIRDADFEVDCRRFLNFINCYQGDERRVYTFPCLRALLGSTQLLPPKDEKLDEFWIDFNLGSGCVSFFVDDPQGFLWVSIHVPKEEVECSSIQLTADGCTGAEAVLQLTTANPIMHHNIRGQTLELSFKGEYHRELEEAVGRVLNRGLNSPCRSGTRGPVQSSVLHVGQTYSRVKPSSKSQLKILPLSSPSSEEDSSRPKLSAKSQAEVLFDEILHSTPEINYVSSLPSGSSHDGVAENPFFDVNQPASEISEGAEPETQDDHSVEMAAGQNSSFKQDVLRKRHAADSGYLSDHSEGVSVHKRKAESQQDSVSAITSTADCLPEEAEPVPAKSHDGHGVWTSYQEQLMSDRGAEPESLLSDDITATFKSFKAQLENHFTGCWQKVETEVLLSLKESQQQVSSLLTAVHQQRLLLLQQLESNITEKLKQLEESSTNLSSINSQILSFFQSEMSQIRSFCEEHMEKSVWLDHRTRHDVVKFCFRPGYHVFRLY
- the LOC107396846 gene encoding synaptonemal complex protein 2-like isoform X8, whose product is MTPPDSSITFTSVEYVEEWASSRREEQLKMDNSLLHRDPSGLVSVLRSEGLSDSVVIRLHHLVTKELCCCRFSRVLVVIKALAVLVENKDDLQVLISAGLTAKMMRWFETLCNFLTSDLQRGSATLFTLVEEFFDYFLLLGRASIPGYQLSVVLVQLAHFTLQTEFLFPLRLEAIRTFNSILESQDQNQRKLIQTDENLINILSRVAAAILTVGDYELQVSLSEAVCRLTPRRDREQRANHWFPTSDISSAFCDIRDADFEVDCRRFLNFINCYQGDERRVYTFPCLRALLGSTQLLPPKDEKLDEFWIDFNLGSGCVSFFVDDPQGFLWVSIHVPKEEVECSSIQLTADGCTGAEAVLQLTTANPIMHHNIRGQTLELSFKGEYHRELEEAVGRVLNRGLNSPCRSGTRGPVQSSVLHVGQTYSRVKPSSKSQLKILPLSSPSSEEDSSRPKLSAKSQAEVLFDEILHSTPEINYVSSLPSGSSHDGVAENPFFDVNQPASEISEGAEPETQDDHSVEMAAGQNSSFKQDVLRKRHAADSGYLSDHSEGVSVHKRKAESQQDSVSAITSTELFPVRDVTNPFFLRGTHGEVEDFDSWTVAEELFTLSLVLI
- the LOC107396846 gene encoding synaptonemal complex protein 2-like isoform X3, which gives rise to MTPPDSSITFTSVEYVEEWASSRREEQLKMDNSLLHRDPSGLVSVLRSEGLSDSVVIRLHHLVTKELCCCRFSRVLVVIKALAVLVENKDDLQVLISAGLTAKMMRWFETLCNFLTSDLQRGSATLFTLVEEFFDYFLLLGRASIPGYQLSVVLVQLAHFTLQTEFLFPLRLEAIRTFNSILESQDQNQRKLIQTDENLINILSRVAAAILTVGDYELQVSLSEAVCRLTPRRDREQRANHWFPTSDISSAFCDIRDADFEVDCRRFLNFINCYQGDERRVYTFPCLRALLGSTQLLPPKDEKLDEFWIDFNLGSGCVSFFVDDPQGFLWVSIHVPKEEVECSSIQLTADGCTGAEAVLQLTTANPIMHHNIRGQTLELSFKGEYHRELEEAVGRVLNRGLNSPCRSGTRGPVQSSVLHVGQTYSRVKPSSKSQLKILPLSSPSSEEDSSRPKLSAKSQAEVLFDEILHSTPEINYVSSLPSGSSHDGVAENPFFDVNQPASEISEGAEPETQDDHSVEMAAGQNSSFKQDVLRKRHAADSGYLSDHSEGVSVHKRKAESQQDSVSAITTDCLPEEAEPVPAKSHDGHGVWTSYQEQLMSDRGAEPESLLSDDITATFKSFKAQLENHFTGCWQKVETEVLLSLKESQQQVSSLLTAVHQQRLLLLQQLESNITEKLKQLEESSTNLSSINSQILSFFQSEMSQIRSFCEEHMEKSVWLDHRTRHDVVKFCFRPGYHVFRLY
- the LOC107396846 gene encoding synaptonemal complex protein 2-like isoform X4, which translates into the protein MTPPDSSITFTSVEYVEEWASSRREEQLKMDNSLLHRDPSGLVSVLRSEGLSDSVVIRLHHLVTKELCCCRFSRVLVVIKALAVLVENKDDLQVLISAGLTAKMMRWFETLCNFLTSDLQRGSATLFTLVEEFFDYFLLLGRASIPGYQLSVVLVQLAHFTLQTEFLFPLRLEAIRTFNSILESQDQNQRKLIQTDENLINILSRVAAAILTVGDYELQVSLSEAVCRLTPRRDREQRANHWFPTSDISSAFCDIRDADFEVDCRRFLNFINCYQGDERRVYTFPCLRALLGSTQLLPPKDEKLDEFWIDFNLGSGCVSFFVDDPQGFLWVSIHVPKEEVECSSIQLTADGCTGAEAVLQLTTANPIMHHNIRGQTLELSFKGEYHRELEEAVGRVLNRGLNSPCRSGTRGPVQSSVLHVGQTYSRVKPSSKSQLKILPLSSPSSEEDSSRPKLSAKSQAEVLFDEILHSTPEINYVSSLPSGSSHDGVAENPFFDVNQPASEISEGAEPETQDDHSVEMAAGQNSSFKQDVLRKRHAADSGYLSDHSEGVSVHKRKAESQQDSVSAITNCLPEEAEPVPAKSHDGHGVWTSYQEQLMSDRGAEPESLLSDDITATFKSFKAQLENHFTGCWQKVETEVLLSLKESQQQVSSLLTAVHQQRLLLLQQLESNITEKLKQLEESSTNLSSINSQILSFFQSEMSQIRSFCEEHMEKSVWLDHRTRHDVVKFCFRPGYHVFRLY